The DNA sequence GATGGATTCCCTAGAACATTGGATCAAGCGCAACTTCTTAATAACTTTCTTAAAAAAATTCAATCTGATTATACAGTTATCTTCTTAGAAATTTCTGAAAATGAAATTGTAAAAAGAATCGGCTCTAGATTTCTTTGTCCAAGCTGCTCTCGTATCTACAAAAAAGAACAGGGCTATACTGAATGTCCAGATTGTCTAATGCCTTTAATAAGGAGGTCTGATGATACTCCCGAAGTGATTAAAGAAAGGCTAAAAAAATATAGAGAACGTACAGCACCTGTTATTACCTACTATGAAAAATTGGGCAAGCTATGCTGGATTTCTTCAGAAGACAAAGAGGACCTTGTTTTTGAAAACCTTTTAAGATGTATTTATAAATAGTATTTTGTTTTTTCTAAGTCTAAGTTGCAATCTAATTTTCAAAAAAGTTTAATTATAGGCTGCTTTAACTCTAGTAAAAGAAATTATGAAACACTACTTGTCATTTTCCCCGTCTGCAGATTTCTTTTCTGAAAAAGGAAGTATTGAAACCCAGGTTCTCTTTGGAGAACGCATCCTTTTCCAAGGGAACAAGTGTTATGCCTATTCTCAATTATTTCAAGATCAATCTTCGTGGAAGCCATATCCAGGATATGGCTTTTGTTCCACACTCGTCCCATATAATCCTGAGCTTTACATCACTCCAAATGTTGCTATAACCTCTCTAAATGCTTTTTTAGATCCCTGGAACATTCCCCTTCCTTTTGGGACTTTACTATGTATTAATTCTCGCAATACAGTGAGTTTTCCTAATCACATTCTTAGTTATCTTAATTCAATTTGGGGACCTGGAATTCCTAAATGTGATCCTCAACATTTTCGTTATTTAAAGAGTTGGTCTAGTGAACTCGCACTTCAGGATGCTAAGCTCTTCCTTGATCTTCCCTACCTATGGGGAGGCCGTTCTGTACATAAAAGTCTGAAAAATTCAGGTTTAGATTGTTCGGGGTTTATGAATCTTCTTTACCAAGCACAAGGATATAACATTCCTAGAAACTCCATGGATCAGTATGCGGATTGTAATTTTATTACTAAATTCGAAAATCTCCCTCCTGGGGGTTTAGTTTTTCTTTGTCGTCAAGGAGAGTCTCGTATTTCTCATGTAATGCTAAAAAAAGATTCATTAACCCTAATTCATGCTTCTGGATATTCAGGAAAAATTGAATATTTTGTTTTAGAGAGAGATGGAAGATTTATAGATTCGAAATTCTACATATTTTTTAAGAAAAATCAGAGAGGAAGAGCATTCTTTGGGGTTCCAAAAAAAAGAAAAGCCTTTCTTTAATAAGAAAGGCTTTTTCGAAGCAGGATTAATACTTTGAATGTTAACGTTTAGAAAATTGGAAGCTTTTGCGAGCTTTTTTATGACCATATTTTTTACGTTCTTTCTTTCTAGGATCTCTAGTCAGAAAACCGCAACTTTTCAGTTCCTGCCTATTCTCTTCATTTTCTTTTAGAAGAGCTCTTGCAAGCCCTAGTCTTGTAGCAATCACCTGGCCCTGAATCCCCCCCCCACTTACACGAATAATCAGATCATATTGATTTTGGTCCTCTACAATCTTTTTCAAAGGAGAAAGAATCGTAGCCCTTTGGATTTCTAAAGGAAAATAATCTTCAAAAGATTTTCCATTAACATCGATTTTACCAGTTCCAGGTCTTAAACGAACGCTGGAGACAGCTTGTTTCCTTCTACCTGTAGCGACAGACTCTTGTATTGTACTTTTTGCCACAACTTATCCTAAATTAAATATCTAATAAAACCGGTTTTTGAGATTTAAAAGTTTCGTATGAATCCCCTTTTATAATCCTTAAAGATTTCAATTGTCTCTTACCTAGGCGAGTTTTGGGCATCATTCCCTTAATCGCATGTTCAACAATATAGGTGGGCTTCCTTGCCATCATATTTTCAAAAGGAATCTCTCGCATTCCAGAGATATACCCAGTATAATAGCGATAGATCTTTTGTCCTTTCTTGGCTCCAGTTACGCGAACTTTTTCTGCGTTAATAACAATAACACCATCTCCCATTGCAACATGAGGAGTATAGGTGACTTTATGCTTTCCTCTTAAAATCTTTGCTACTTCTGAAGAAAGTCTTCCTAAAGTTTTTCCAGCAGCATCAATAACGTACCACGATTTCTCAATTTCACTGGAGTTTACTATAGTTGTTTTCGTATCTTTTCTTTTTTCCATAATAATGTAACTGTCATACTAGAGAGGGCGATTATAAGTCTGTCCAATTTTTTTTCCAAACAAAAAACAGTCAAAAAGAACAAGACTCTTAATTTAAAAATATTTCCATAAGGATTCCTTGAGTATAGTGAACTATCTTTTCCTATGGACTACTAGTGCAAAGGCTTTCTTAGATTATTTACAATGAAATCTAGGAAATTTTTATTGTAGCTTGAAAGAGAGAATAGAGTATCTCTCAAGATTTACAAAAAGATAACTTGCCATTTAATAATACCCCCTCCCTTGAACATCTAGTAGCAAGTTTTTTATTATGTGTTACGATCAGCATTCCACACGATGCAGATACTTGGCTTAAAAGGAGGTTATGAATGTGTTCTGAAGTTTCTTCATCCAAATTTCCTGAGGGTTCATCTGCTAGAAGGATTGTAGGTTGATTAATTAATGCTCTAGCAATAGCTACTCGTTGTTTTTCTCCTCCAGATAGGGTGGAACAACGATTCAATATTTTATCTTTAAGACCTACTACATCAATAAGTTCAAGAGCTCTTTTATACATACAAGATCCTTTAGATATATCTTTACAAGCAATCAGCGCAGGCATTAAGATATTTCTTAGTACTGTATCGTCCTCAAGTAGATAAAAATTTTGAAAAATAAAGCCAATATGTTGGTTTCTAAAAATTGGAAGATCTCGATTTTCTAAATCTTTATTAAAAAAACGCAAGGTTCCAGAAGAAGGAACATCTAAAGTTCCTAAAAGATGTAATAATGTTGTCTTACCATTACCTGAAGCACCAGTAATAGACACAGTTTCTCCTGAATAAAGAGACAAAGATACATCAGTCAAAATAGAAATAGTTCTATTTTGTTTGTAGACAGTCTTAGAAAGGTTTTTAGCTTCTATAAGTAATGACACGGTTAATCTGCCTTTAAAATTTCTGAAACATGCATTTTTGCAACTTTTCTTGCAGGCAGAACTCCTGAAATTGCAGCTAAAATGAGAGTACCAAAACCTAGAAAATAGACAGCTTGAGGATGAACAGTATTAGGAAGATTTTGGCCAAAAAAGGCAGCATTAAATGTTTCTCTTCCTTGTAAGTAGTTCAAGGCTTTTACAATAAGCCCTAGATTTTTCAAGCTAATCATAGCGAATATCATTCCTATAATCACTCCAAAAGCTCCCGAGAATGCTCCGCAACAAGCAAAGATTACCTTTAAACTTCGCGATGACACACCCATAGCTTTAAGAATACCTATCTCTTTCTTCTTATTATTCACAAGCAAAACCGACATAGTTACAACATTAGAGCAGGCCACAATAAGAATCAGTATAGAGACAAAAAGAAATAGAACTTGGTCACTTTGGAGTTGATCCAAAATAGGTCGAAAATATTCGTAATCGTAGATAGAAGAGGTATCCCAATAATCTTTAATTTCTAAGGAAGATAAAATTTTTTCTATATGATTTTTTATAAAACTAATTCTTTTAATATTAGGGAAAAAGATGTGAAAGCCGTTATTCATCCCCAAACCCTCAGATTGCGCACGAATAGATCCTGCAAGATCTGGATCTATAAACACAGTCTTTCCTCCTAATGGAGAAAGACCAGGATTATAAAATCCAATCACATGGACTTTATATTGAGTTTCTTTTTGGGCCTCTATTGAATAGGTACTAAAAAATCCTATATCCCCAACTTTATAACCAGATTCTTTATAGCTATTAGGGAGTATAATAGAGGAGCCTCGATATAATTCTTCTAGACGATGGAAATCTGTTTTCCACCCCAAAGAACTCCTATTAAATGGGTTCAGTTCATTAGAGGTATAATCTGTCTCATCATAGGGAAGAACTTTATCTTCATAAGAGGGTTTAGAAGGGTAGGTTAGAAAATGAATTAGGGTCCTAGACTGAGGCTTTTTTAGTTTTACAGAAGTGTCAATGTGTAAGTAGCCCATACCTTCTTCAAATTCCATAATTTGTGCATTCTGAGATTTAAGATAGGGTGATAAAGATTCCACCACCATTTTTACAGGGTCTTTTTGTTGACCAGTTACATCACAGTCTTTTTTTGGAAATGTTTCCGGAAGAAGATAATCTAATTCAGGGTCATAAGGATCTATCTGAAGAGAGGCTATTTTCTCTCCTAAAGTTTTTGTAGTATAGTTAGAGAGCTCAGAATGCCTATCTATTTGGTAATAATAAGAAGAGTAATACGCCTCTGAGGGCACCATAGTTACTGGGGAATGAAGCTGAGAAAGATCATTAAGCCATCTTTGTTCCAAACCATAAATTACTGAAATGAAAACTACAGAAAGCCAAACAACAAGAGAAATAATCCCTATAGAAAAAATAGAGACTATAGCTGCAGATAGCCTCCCTTTTCTTGGAATCAAATATTTTAAAGCTATTGAAAATTCTAACTTCATGACTTCTATTTAACAATGATATTCCAGAAGCAACTAGTTAGGTACAAAAGAATTCTTTACTTAGCTTCTTTGAAGATTACATGCTTACGCAGCTTTCTATCATATTTTTTGAGTTCTAGTCGACCTGTTGTTTTTCTTTTGTTTTTTACAGTCCAATACATATCAGAACTTTCCGAGCTTTTTAACTTAATAATCTCACGATTCTTACTTGCCATGGATGAGTCCTTTTAAAAAAATAGTAAATTGCCTACTATGCTATATTTCTTTTCAAAAAGAATCAAGGAATCTCGTTACCATTATTTAGAGAACTTGGCAATGGCAATAAAAAGTACACGATCTTTTAATTCTTTTGTTTCTAAAAATAAAATTCATTTTATTAGTTTAGGATGTTCCAGAAACCTTGTAGATAGTGAGGTTATGCTGGGTATTCTTCTCAAGGCAGGTTACGAATCCACTAATAAACTAGAAGATGCTGACTATTTAATTTTAAACACCTGCGCATTTTTAAAAAGTGCTAGAGATGAGGCTAAAGATTATCTTAACCATCTGATCAATGTGAAAAAAAAAAGTGCTAAGATCATCTTAACTGGATGTATGACTTCTAAGCATAGGAATGAGCTTGAACCTTGGATGCCACACATTCATTATTTACTAGGTTCTGGAGATATAGAGCATATTCTCTCCGCTATTGAATCTCGCGAATCTGGAGAAAAAATCTCTGTAAAAAGCTATCTTGAAATGGGAGAGGTTCCAAGACAACTTTCTACGCCAAAACACTACGCTTATTTAAAGATTGCTGAAGGTTGCAGAAAGAAGTGTGCTTTCTGTATTATTCCTTCTATTAAAGGAAGGCTCCGCAGCAAACCGCTTAACCAAGTTCTTAAAGAATTTCAAATTCTTTTAAAAAGTGGTGTTAAAGAAATTCTGCTTATAGCTCAAGATCTCGGAGATTATGGCAAAGATCTCTCGACAGATCATAGTTCTCAACTAGAGTTCCTATTACGTGAATTATTGAAGCAACCTGGAGATTACTGGTTGCGAATGTTGTATTTATATCCTGATGAAGTTAGTGACGGAATTATAGATCTTATGGAGGGTGATCCTAGACTTCTCCCTTACATAGATATTCCTCTGCAGCATGTTAACAATCGGATTTTAAAGCAAATGCGGAGGACGACATCTAAAGAGCAGATTATAGGACTTCTAGAAAAGCTACGTGCTAGGATTCCTCAAGTTTATATTCGTTCTTCTATTATTGCAGGATTTCCTGGAGAGACCAAAGAAGAATTTCAAGAGTTAGCCGATTTTATCAGTGAAGGATGGATTGATAACCTTGGAATTTTCTTGTACTCTCAAGAAAAGGGTACTCCTGCAGCGCAATTGTCTAATCAGATACCAGAAAAAGTCAAGGCTTTAAGATTAAAAACACTTTCTCAAATTCAAAAAGATAACGTAGATAAACATAACTCTAAGTTTATTGGGAAAAAAGTAGAAGCCATTATTGATAATTATCATCCTGAGACCAACCTTTTACTTATCGCAAGATTCTATGGACAAGCTCCAGAAGTAGACCCGTGTATTATTGTTAATGAGGCAAAGCTTGTTTCTCATTTTGGAGAAAGATGCCTTATAGAAATCACAGGGACAGCTGGCTATGACCTTGTAGGACGTGTTATAAAAAAAGCTTCAAACCAAGCTTTGCTAGAAACTCGCAAAGCTTGGAATCCCTTAATTAACCAAAGGTAGGGCAACAACATTCCAAGAAAAACTTTGGACTCTAAAACTACTATTACTTCGATTTTCTAAAGTAAA is a window from the Chlamydia serpentis genome containing:
- a CDS encoding adenylate kinase, producing MNNGSVFIIMGPPGSGKGTQSQHLAKRLGIPHFSTGDLLRAIIEEGTPAGLEAKTYLDKGAFVPSNFVWKILKEKMQSIECSQGCIIDGFPRTLDQAQLLNNFLKKIQSDYTVIFLEISENEIVKRIGSRFLCPSCSRIYKKEQGYTECPDCLMPLIRRSDDTPEVIKERLKKYRERTAPVITYYEKLGKLCWISSEDKEDLVFENLLRCIYK
- a CDS encoding C40 family peptidase, which gives rise to MKHYLSFSPSADFFSEKGSIETQVLFGERILFQGNKCYAYSQLFQDQSSWKPYPGYGFCSTLVPYNPELYITPNVAITSLNAFLDPWNIPLPFGTLLCINSRNTVSFPNHILSYLNSIWGPGIPKCDPQHFRYLKSWSSELALQDAKLFLDLPYLWGGRSVHKSLKNSGLDCSGFMNLLYQAQGYNIPRNSMDQYADCNFITKFENLPPGGLVFLCRQGESRISHVMLKKDSLTLIHASGYSGKIEYFVLERDGRFIDSKFYIFFKKNQRGRAFFGVPKKRKAFL
- the rpsI gene encoding 30S ribosomal protein S9, which gives rise to MAKSTIQESVATGRRKQAVSSVRLRPGTGKIDVNGKSFEDYFPLEIQRATILSPLKKIVEDQNQYDLIIRVSGGGIQGQVIATRLGLARALLKENEENRQELKSCGFLTRDPRKKERKKYGHKKARKSFQFSKR
- the rplM gene encoding 50S ribosomal protein L13, which gives rise to MEKRKDTKTTIVNSSEIEKSWYVIDAAGKTLGRLSSEVAKILRGKHKVTYTPHVAMGDGVIVINAEKVRVTGAKKGQKIYRYYTGYISGMREIPFENMMARKPTYIVEHAIKGMMPKTRLGKRQLKSLRIIKGDSYETFKSQKPVLLDI
- a CDS encoding ABC transporter ATP-binding protein, with protein sequence MSLLIEAKNLSKTVYKQNRTISILTDVSLSLYSGETVSITGASGNGKTTLLHLLGTLDVPSSGTLRFFNKDLENRDLPIFRNQHIGFIFQNFYLLEDDTVLRNILMPALIACKDISKGSCMYKRALELIDVVGLKDKILNRCSTLSGGEKQRVAIARALINQPTILLADEPSGNLDEETSEHIHNLLLSQVSASCGMLIVTHNKKLATRCSREGVLLNGKLSFCKS
- a CDS encoding ABC transporter permease, encoding MKLEFSIALKYLIPRKGRLSAAIVSIFSIGIISLVVWLSVVFISVIYGLEQRWLNDLSQLHSPVTMVPSEAYYSSYYYQIDRHSELSNYTTKTLGEKIASLQIDPYDPELDYLLPETFPKKDCDVTGQQKDPVKMVVESLSPYLKSQNAQIMEFEEGMGYLHIDTSVKLKKPQSRTLIHFLTYPSKPSYEDKVLPYDETDYTSNELNPFNRSSLGWKTDFHRLEELYRGSSIILPNSYKESGYKVGDIGFFSTYSIEAQKETQYKVHVIGFYNPGLSPLGGKTVFIDPDLAGSIRAQSEGLGMNNGFHIFFPNIKRISFIKNHIEKILSSLEIKDYWDTSSIYDYEYFRPILDQLQSDQVLFLFVSILILIVACSNVVTMSVLLVNNKKKEIGILKAMGVSSRSLKVIFACCGAFSGAFGVIIGMIFAMISLKNLGLIVKALNYLQGRETFNAAFFGQNLPNTVHPQAVYFLGFGTLILAAISGVLPARKVAKMHVSEILKAD
- the rpmG gene encoding 50S ribosomal protein L33 — protein: MASKNREIIKLKSSESSDMYWTVKNKRKTTGRLELKKYDRKLRKHVIFKEAK
- the rimO gene encoding 30S ribosomal protein S12 methylthiotransferase RimO, with translation MAIKSTRSFNSFVSKNKIHFISLGCSRNLVDSEVMLGILLKAGYESTNKLEDADYLILNTCAFLKSARDEAKDYLNHLINVKKKSAKIILTGCMTSKHRNELEPWMPHIHYLLGSGDIEHILSAIESRESGEKISVKSYLEMGEVPRQLSTPKHYAYLKIAEGCRKKCAFCIIPSIKGRLRSKPLNQVLKEFQILLKSGVKEILLIAQDLGDYGKDLSTDHSSQLEFLLRELLKQPGDYWLRMLYLYPDEVSDGIIDLMEGDPRLLPYIDIPLQHVNNRILKQMRRTTSKEQIIGLLEKLRARIPQVYIRSSIIAGFPGETKEEFQELADFISEGWIDNLGIFLYSQEKGTPAAQLSNQIPEKVKALRLKTLSQIQKDNVDKHNSKFIGKKVEAIIDNYHPETNLLLIARFYGQAPEVDPCIIVNEAKLVSHFGERCLIEITGTAGYDLVGRVIKKASNQALLETRKAWNPLINQR